Proteins from a genomic interval of Synechococcus sp. A15-28:
- a CDS encoding lipocalin-like domain-containing protein, producing the protein MTAWGRPTPRQRLMTASSIQPQQTHRSNPVQGVWSLISYVVEVQGTGETFAPMGEQPTGYVIFTAEGRLSFTLSAQGRQPATTAEEQSHLLNSMIAYTGSYRLEGDRWITQVDVAWNPSWVGTEQTRFYRVENDQLIVSTPWRVMPNWPEKGMTRSIVRFQRC; encoded by the coding sequence GTGACAGCTTGGGGGCGCCCCACACCACGGCAACGGCTGATGACCGCCAGCTCGATCCAGCCCCAGCAGACGCACCGGAGCAACCCGGTGCAAGGCGTCTGGAGCCTTATCTCCTACGTGGTGGAGGTGCAGGGAACCGGTGAAACCTTTGCGCCGATGGGAGAGCAGCCCACGGGTTATGTGATCTTCACGGCCGAAGGTCGGTTGTCCTTCACCCTGTCAGCCCAGGGGCGCCAGCCCGCGACCACCGCTGAAGAACAATCCCATCTGCTCAACAGCATGATTGCCTACACCGGCAGCTACCGGTTGGAGGGGGATCGCTGGATCACCCAGGTTGATGTGGCCTGGAATCCCTCCTGGGTCGGCACGGAGCAGACCCGTTTTTACCGGGTGGAGAACGATCAGTTGATCGTCAGCACCCCATGGCGGGTGATGCCCAACTGGCCGGAGAAGGGAATGACCCGCAGCATCGTGCGCTTTCAGCGCTGTTGA
- a CDS encoding DUF924 family protein, producing MHEAILDFWFEQCRPWQWFRRSEAFDLEVRWRFGALVEQALAGGLHSWEAEPSSCLALVLLLDQFSRQLWRGEARAFVGDEQALRLSQRAQALGWITLEPQRARRQFWLMPMLHSENAVVVQRAIPLLQIHVDQATADLAQHNLDQPQRFGRYPWRDRARGSEQNHP from the coding sequence ATGCACGAGGCAATCCTCGACTTCTGGTTCGAGCAGTGCCGACCTTGGCAGTGGTTTCGCCGCAGCGAGGCGTTCGATCTGGAGGTTCGCTGGCGGTTCGGTGCGCTGGTGGAACAGGCCCTGGCTGGCGGCCTGCACAGCTGGGAGGCGGAGCCGTCATCGTGCCTGGCCCTGGTGCTGCTGCTGGATCAGTTCAGCCGCCAGCTCTGGCGGGGCGAGGCCCGGGCCTTTGTCGGTGATGAACAGGCGCTGCGGTTGAGCCAGCGGGCCCAAGCGCTGGGGTGGATCACCTTGGAACCGCAACGGGCCAGACGCCAGTTCTGGCTGATGCCGATGCTGCACAGCGAGAACGCTGTCGTGGTGCAGCGGGCGATCCCACTGCTGCAGATCCACGTGGACCAGGCCACGGCGGACCTGGCCCAGCACAACCTCGATCAGCCGCAACGCTTCGGGCGCTACCCCTGGCGGGACCGGGCCCGGGGAAGTGAGCAGAATCACCCCTGA
- a CDS encoding DUF3104 domain-containing protein, producing MALASKEAPPFLGFKAGDLVLVEPLASDTCAGSEWWMGWIIHVDGGARDPRVPTLFQVADCDTGLVRWISADEATRLVLSGLETSNVVDFTSERHKRVS from the coding sequence ATGGCTCTGGCAAGCAAGGAAGCACCGCCGTTCCTCGGCTTCAAGGCTGGAGACCTGGTCCTCGTTGAGCCGCTCGCAAGCGACACCTGTGCTGGCAGCGAATGGTGGATGGGCTGGATCATCCATGTGGATGGAGGAGCACGAGATCCGCGCGTGCCGACGTTGTTCCAGGTCGCTGACTGCGATACAGGCCTTGTGCGCTGGATCAGTGCCGACGAAGCGACCCGACTGGTGCTGAGCGGCCTGGAAACCAGCAACGTGGTGGACTTCACATCGGAGCGCCACAAGCGCGTGTCGTGA
- a CDS encoding cupin domain-containing protein: MLKTAFPSMAASALLMLGVVGCAGGSTSSTDQASTDAPSTDAKIEAIFSGSKTLNGTDLQYPEGKPELRLFRVELPSGGKIPLHTHPAPMLVYMQATDSGELLNTRVQPDGSEVSSVFKPGESFTEGASEPHFVENKGDTPTVVWVMVASVEGLPTTEWIK; the protein is encoded by the coding sequence ATGCTGAAGACAGCTTTTCCATCAATGGCGGCGTCAGCCCTGTTGATGCTGGGTGTTGTTGGCTGCGCCGGCGGGTCAACAAGCTCCACTGATCAGGCTTCCACGGACGCCCCATCGACGGACGCCAAGATCGAAGCGATCTTCAGCGGCAGCAAGACCCTGAACGGGACCGATCTGCAATACCCCGAGGGCAAGCCGGAATTGCGTCTGTTCCGCGTTGAGCTCCCTTCGGGAGGCAAGATCCCCTTGCACACCCACCCTGCCCCTATGCTGGTGTATATGCAGGCCACCGATTCCGGTGAACTGCTCAACACCCGTGTGCAGCCGGATGGCAGCGAGGTGAGCAGCGTGTTCAAGCCCGGCGAGAGCTTCACTGAAGGTGCCTCAGAACCCCACTTTGTAGAGAACAAGGGAGACACCCCCACAGTTGTTTGGGTGATGGTGGCGTCTGTGGAAGGTCTGCCGACCACGGAGTGGATCAAGTGA